From the Pseudodesulfovibrio indicus genome, the window CGCCCAAACAGCAGTTCAACCAGTTCGAGGCCCCGGTGCTCGAAAAGATCCTGGAAGACCTGCCCCAGGCCCAGACCGATGAATTTTTCGTCAAGCTGCGGGAGAAGATAAACAACTTCGACCAGATCAGGATGATCGAGCAGCCCAAGGAATTGCAGGCCACCCTGCGCCCCTATCAGATTCAGGGCCTGAGCTACCTGAATTTCCTGCGCGAGTACGGCTTCGGCGGCATCCTGGCCGACGAGATGGGCCTCGGAAAGACCATCCAGACCCTGTCCTACATCCAATCCCTGGTGGACAGCGGCATCACCGGGCCGAACCTGATCATCGTGCCCACCTCGGTCCTGCCCAACTGGGAGCGCGAGGCGCAGAAGTTCGTGCCCGGCCTGAAACGGCTGACCATCTACGGGGCCAAGCGCGAGGGCCTGTTCCAGCACATCAAGGACTCGCACCTGGTCATCACCACCTACGCCCTGCTCAGGCGCGACCTGGACGAGCTGCTCAAGTTCGAATACGCCAGCGTCATTCTGGACGAGGCGCAGAACATCAAGAACCCGAACACCATCACCGCCCGCTCGGTGCGCAAGCTCGAAGCCGGGCTGCGCGTCTGCCTGTCGGGCACGCCCATCGAGAACAACCTGTTCGAGCTGTGGTCCCTGTTCGAGTTCCTCATGCCCGGATTCCTGGGGTCCCAGCACAGCTTCCAGCGCGGCATCGTCAAGCCCATCAAGGACGGCGACGAGGAGACGCTGGAGTATCTGCGCACGCGGGTCAAGCCGTTCATCCTGCGCCGCACCAAGGCGGAGGTGGCCAAGGACCTGCCGCCCAAGATCGAGACCACCCACTACTGCGAGCTGGTGGACGAACAGCGCGAGCTGTACAACGCCCTGGCCAAGAAGCTCAAGGACCAGGTCCTCCGGGACGTGGACGAAAAGGGCATGGCCAAGAGCCAGATGTCCATCCTCGACGCCCTGCTCAAGCTCCGCCAGATCTGCTGCCACCCCAGGCTGCTCAAGCTCGACATGCCCGGCGTGTCCACCAACCTGCCGTCCGGCAAGTTCGACGCCTTCAAGGATCTGGTGGTGGACATCATCGAGGGCGGCCACAAGGTGCTCGTCTTCTCCCAGTTCGTGCAGATGCTCCATGTCATCCGCAACTGGCTGCAAATCCGGGAAATCCCCTTCGCCTACCTGGACGGCTCCTCCAAGGACCGCTTCGAGCAGGTGGACAAGTTCAACGATTCCCCGGACATCCCGATCTTCCTGATCTCCCTCAAGGCGGGCGGCACCGGCCTGAACCTGACCTCGGCCGACTACGTCATCCACTACGACCCGTGGTGGAACCCGGCGGTGGAGAACCAGGCCACGGACCGCACGCACCGCATCGGCCAGAAGCGCCAGGTCTTCGCCTACAAGATGATCTGCCAGAACACCGTGGAAGAGCGCATCCTCAAGCTCCAGGAACAGAAGAAGGACGTGGCCGAAGCGATCATCCCCGGTCAGTCGGCCCTCAAGAGCCTGACCCGCGACGACCTGGAGATGCTGTTCGAGATTTAATTCGTAAACAGGAAATATTCCTATTTACAACAGTCAGTCGTCCTGCTAATTCTCGTGGGTCGCCGCGTAACGGCACTCAACCACAGGTTTTTCCTTGGAGAGGTCCATGAGACATCCCATGCACAAGATATACGACTGGTCCACCTTCGCCTTTGACCCGCTGCACGAATTCTGGGAGCGTGACGCCACCCAGCGCGCCGTGGCCGGGTTCCTGGTTCTGGTCTTCGTCCTCGCCCTGGGGACCATCGAGATGAAACGCCAGGGATGGATGCCCGCCCCGCTGGACCACATGGTCCCGACCAGCCACTACATGGCCATCAACCTGGCCTTCACCCTGGTCCTGGTGCTGGAGGTCATCAGCCTGATCTTCACCCTGCCCTGCTCCATCTCCAAGGCCGTGGGCAAGCAGTTCGAGATCCTCGCCCTGATCCTGCTGCGCAGCGCGTTCAAGGCCCTGGCCGACTTCCCGGAGCCGATCACCATCACCGGCCACGAACAGGAGTTGTGGGTCATCATCGCCGACGGCGGCGGGGCCGTGGCCATCTTCGCCCTGCTCGGCGTCTACTCCCTGCTGCGCCGCAACCTGGACGAGACCCTGCGCAAGGGCGAGCCGCTGTTCAAGTTCGTGGCCGCCAAGAAGCTGGTGGCCCTGATCATGCTGGTCATCTTCATCGGCATGGGCATCAAGAACGGGCTGCATTTCCTGAACGGGGAGCACCCCTTCCACTTCTTCCAGAGCTTCTACACGGTGCTCATCTTCAGCGACATCATGCTGGTGCTCATCGCCCAGCGGTTCCTGCCCGAATTCCGGGCGGTCTTCCGCAACTCCGGCTTCGCCCTGGCCACCCTGCTCATCCGGCTGGCCCTGACCGCGCCCCCCTACTACAACGTGGGCATCGGCATCGGCGCGGCGATTTTCGCCTGCCTGCTGACCCTGGTTTACAACATCTTCTATTCGACCAACTCGCGTTTTCTCCGCAAGCGGGCCTAGCAGGCGGGATCAGCCCCGGACCAGGGCCGCGGCCTCGGCCGGGGAGACGGACGGCGCAAGGACCCCGAACCCGCCGGCAACGAACCCCAGGACCGTGCACCGGCAGTGGGCGGGCTTGAAGTGAAAGAGGTCGCCCAGGGGATGGCCGGTCACCCGGCAGAGCACGGCCCGGATGACCCCGGCATGGGTCGCGGCCAGCACGGGCATTTCGCCCCCGGCCAGCCTGCGCATGGCGCCCATGGCCCGCTCCGCCACTTCCTCGAAGCTCTCCCCGCCCGACGCGCGGAACGAAGCGAACTCGCGCCCCCGCCGCGCATAGTCGCCGGGGTGGTCCCGCCGAATGGTCTCGAAAGGAAGTCCGTCCCACTCGCCCATGTCGATCTCGTCCAGCTCCGGCCAGGTCTCCACAGGCAGCCCCAGCCGCTCGGCCAGGGGAGAAACCGTGTCCACGGCCCGGATGGCCGGGCTTGAGCAGAGCCGCGCCAACCCCGCCTCCGCGAAGCTCCCGGCCAGTTCCATGGATTGGGTCTCGCCGTCGGGCGAAAGGCGCGTCGGAGTCCGCCCGATGCACGTCCCCGGCGCAACGTCCGTGACGGCGTGGCGCAGCAGGATGATCACGCCAACGCCTCCGCCGCCACCCGCTCGGCGGGCTCGCCCATCTCGCGGTCGAAACGGGCCATGAGCACGCGGGCGCGGGTCAGGCGGCCCAGGATCGCCTCCTCGGCGCCCTCCTCGTGTCGGTACATCTCGGCCTTCTCCAGATAGCGGCCCTCCAAAGGCACGGCACGGTCGCAGCGGACCAGCTTGTCGGCCAGAAACACGGCCTCGCGCTCGGTGATCGGCACGTCGTCGGCCTGGGAAAGATCGAAGTGATCGGCCACGATGTCCGCCGCGCGGGAAAAACCGTGGTCGCGCAGCAGCTCGGCCCCGGCGGCCTCGTGCCGCTTGGTGCCCTTGCCGATGTCGTGGGTCAGCGCCGCGCCCAGGGCCAGGCCGGGGTCGAGCCGGACCGCGCCCGGGCGCTCGGAGAACCGCGCGTTCAGCCGTTCGCACAGGGCCGCCGCCACCCGGGCCACGGCCCGGCAATGGCCGATGATGTGGTCGCTGGTCCCCTGCATGGCCCACAGGGCGCAACATTCGTCCTCCAGGGGATAGCCCGCGTCGGCCACGGCCAGGGCGAATTCGTAGTCCTCCGGATGGTCGAGGTCGTGGACCGTGCCCAGGTCGGCCACGTCCACGTCGAGCGCGGCGGATTCCAGCCCTTCCAGCACCGCGCGCAGGCCGCCCTTCCCCCCGTGCACCGCATGATGATCGAGGATAGCCGGAATCGCCTTGGCGGCAATAAGCGGCGGATGGCCGCGCTCGCCCAGGAACCGGGGATAGAGCACGGACGGGGTCTCCCGCGCAAAGATTTCCAGCAACCGGCGCACGGTCTGCGGACGCACCAGGGGGATGTCCGCCGGGAGCATGAAGAAGCCGTCCGTTTCCGGCGGCAGCGCGCGCACCCCGGTCAGGACCGAAGCATACATGCCCTGCTCGAAGGCCGGGTTGTGGACCGCTATGCCGCCCGCCTCCATGACGCAGGCGGCCACCGCTTCGGCGCGCTTGCCCGTGACCGCCACGACGCGCTCCACCCCGCTCTCCCGAAACAGCCGGACGCAGCGCGACAGCACGGTTCCGCCGGGCAGCGGCAGGAGCGGCTTGAACCGTCCCATGCGCGAAGACAACCCCGCCGCCGGTATGACCGCCGCAATGTTCAGGCTCATGCCTTGCCCGCCCTGACCTGGATCAGCTCGCCCACGATGCTGACCGCGATCTCCTCCGGGGTCCGGCCGCCGATGGGCAGCCCGATGGGGCTGTGGCAGCGGTCAATCTCCCCTTGGGTGAAACCGCCCGCCAGGAGCGAGGCGTAAATCTTGTTCCGCTTGGTGGAGCTGCCGATCATCCCCACGTACCGGGCCTTGGTCCGCAGCGCCTCGGCCAGCACGTTGCGGTCGTGCAGATGGCCGCGCGTGACGATGACCACGAACGCCTCGGGGTCGTCCCGGAAGGAATTGCAGCACCCCTCGAAGGACGGCAGGACCACCACCTGGTCCGCCTCGGGGAACCGCTCCCGGTTGGCGTACTCCGCGCGGTCGTCCAGGACCACGGTGCGGAAGCCGACCATGGCCGCCACCCGCGCGGTGAACCGGGACACGTGTCCGGCCCCGAAGATATAGAGCGGTGCGGGCGGAATGAACGGCTCGTCGAGGAGGACGGTCCCGTTGTCACGCTCGAACACGGGCGTCTCCCCGCCGGTCGGACCGGCCTCCAGAAGATGCTCCACGGCCCGCAGCCCGCCGTTCTCGGCCAGCCGGGTCCGAAGCAGTGCGCTCCGCCCCGCGCGCAGCAGGGAGTCCAGCTCGCCGTAGGCGCGGGCGCAGCCGCCGTCCGGTCCCGCCAGCTCCAGAAGCAGGGTCAGGCCGCCGCCGCAGATCATGTCGGAATCGGCGGCCAGCTCCTGGGTCATGTCCACTTCCATCAGCCGGGCCTCGCCGTCAGGGCGCGACTCGGCCAGCATCTTCCCGGCCTCCCGGCAGGCGCGGGCTTCGGCCAGTCCGCCGCCCACGGTGCCGATGATGGAGCCGTCGCCGCGCACCGCCATCTTCGCGCCCGAGGAACGCGGCGTGGACCCGGAACTCTCCACCACCGTGGCCAGGACAAAGGGTTCGCCGCCACGCACCAGCCCGCTCACTTCCCGCACAAATCCGATCATCGTTCGCTCCCTGTATCCAAACGGCGCTTGCCCAGGCCCGGTATGGCCGGTCGGCGACCGTCACGCAATTGTATTTCCAACTCCAATGCGCCGCAATCCAGGGACGCGGCCACACCGGGCAACGTCCGCAGGGCGGCGAAAACATCCTCCCGCTCCACCTGGCCGCAGATGGTCAGCGAGAGCCGATTTGTCGCACGGCGGGCCTCGAACCTGGGATCGAACCGGGCCGCGAAATCCCCCACGCCGGGCAACCCGTAGAGCAACTCGTTCAGCTCATCCAGGCGCAGGACGCCCGCCCCCAGTTCGACGCCGTCCCCGACGCGCCGGACCTGGGGGTCCAGCCGCTTGAGGGGCGAGCCGCACACGCACTCCCCGGCGAGGATGCGCCCCACGTCGCCGGTGCGGTACCGGATGAGCGGCATGCCGCGCCTGAGCGGCGTGGTCACGACCATCTCGCCGAACTCGCCGTCCGGCAGGAGCCGCCCGGTGTCCTGGTCCGCGATCTCCACATACACGTCGGCCTCGCGCAGGTGCATGCCCGAACCGGGCGCGCATTCCACGCCGCCGCCCAGGCCGGTCTCGATCATGCCCCAGTGGCGGAAGGGACGGCAACCGGGAATCCCGGCCACGTTGCGAACCACGGCATCGGGAACGGTGTCCCAGCAGAGCAGGGCCGAACGGATGGGACCGTGGGTCGGCCCGCGCCGGGCATAGGCCAGGGCCAGCAGATTCAGATGCGCCGGAGAACCCACCACGCAGGTCGCGCCCAGGTCCAGGCAGCGGTCCAGAGCCGCGTCCGCGTCCTCCAGGGGACCGAAGGTCTCGGCCCGCGCCCCGAACCGGGACAAGGCCTCGTCGAGCAGCCGCCCCACCCCGCCGGGCCGCTCGCCGGGCAGGAAGACCAGGGCGGTCTCGCCCGCGCCGAGCATGTTGGCCATGCCCCGGCTGAAGAATTCCGTGGTCGCGGCCAGGTCCTCGCCGGTATGGAAGACCCGCTTGGGGATGCCGGTGGTCCCGGAACTGGTCAGGGTGACCACCCGCGCGATCTCGTCCTGCGACACGCAGAGCAACCGCTCCGGGGCCGCGCCGAGCAGGTCCGGCGTGATCATCGGCAGCTTCGAGAAATCGTCCAGGGAACGCAGGGACGCGCCGTCGAACCCGTCGAGGTGACGAGCATAGAACGGGCTGTTCGCCCTGGCGTGGTCAACCAGTTCGGCCAAGCGGTCCGCAAGCCACGCTTCAAACTCCGCCCGCGACGGGATCGCCCCGTCGGCCAGCCCCATGCGGCGCGACAGCCAGAGGTCAGGGAACGGCAATGCCATCGCACTTCCCCCGGTACAGGGTCTCGCCGTCCATGGACGTCAGGTTGTAGGCGCAGAACGGGATGAGCCGCCCGTCGGGCGAAACCTCGTGGATACAGCAACCCTTGAGCCGGTCCAGGTCCAGGGTCCAGCAGTCCTGAAAGGCCATGGCCGACACGGCCAGGGTGTGGGTGGCCGCGCGGCGGATGAAGGCGTCAAGCTCGTCCGTCGGCCCGGCCTCGGCAGGCTGCCCGAAATCCATGGGCAGCTCGCGGCCCGGCCGGGCCCACTGGCGCTTGACGAACGTCTTGGCCGCATCCGCCCCCTCCGAGGCCGGGCGCGGTGCGCAGCCGCACTTGGACCCGGCCGAGAGCCGGGTCAGGCCGCCCGTCTCGGTGACCACGTAGTTGGCGTGAAAGGAGCAGTAGGCGTGCTCGCAGCCCGGCGGGCTGAAGTCCGAAGCCCGGAGCAGGCCCGAGGTCTGCGCCTCCAGGCCGCGCATGATCTCCGGCAGGGTGATGCGCTCCCCGTCGCCGGGCGGGCTGGGATAGCGCCCGAAATAACTGACCGGCTGGAAATGGACGCCGCGCACCACGGGGGAGCGGTCCACGGCCAGCCGCAGGATGTTGCCCAGTTCGTGGTCGTTCACGCCGGGAACCACCGTGGGGACGAGGATCACGCCCACCCCCGCCTCGGCCAGAGCATCGAGGGCGGCCAGCTTGTCCGCGATCAGCGGACGACCGCGCAGCGTCCGGTAAACGCTGTCGTCCGTGCCGTCGAACTGGAGAAAGACCGAATCCAGACCGGCCTCGGCCAGCCTCACGGCATACCCCTTTTCGCGGGCCAGGCGCAGCCCGTTGGTGTTCAGCTGGATGAACGGGAATCCCTTGTCCTTGCCCATGCGGATGAGATCGGGCAGATCCTCGCGCACGGTGGGCTCGCCGCCGGAGAGCTGGATGTTGCAG encodes:
- a CDS encoding DVU_1553 family AMP-dependent CoA ligase — encoded protein: MALPFPDLWLSRRMGLADGAIPSRAEFEAWLADRLAELVDHARANSPFYARHLDGFDGASLRSLDDFSKLPMITPDLLGAAPERLLCVSQDEIARVVTLTSSGTTGIPKRVFHTGEDLAATTEFFSRGMANMLGAGETALVFLPGERPGGVGRLLDEALSRFGARAETFGPLEDADAALDRCLDLGATCVVGSPAHLNLLALAYARRGPTHGPIRSALLCWDTVPDAVVRNVAGIPGCRPFRHWGMIETGLGGGVECAPGSGMHLREADVYVEIADQDTGRLLPDGEFGEMVVTTPLRRGMPLIRYRTGDVGRILAGECVCGSPLKRLDPQVRRVGDGVELGAGVLRLDELNELLYGLPGVGDFAARFDPRFEARRATNRLSLTICGQVEREDVFAALRTLPGVAASLDCGALELEIQLRDGRRPAIPGLGKRRLDTGSER
- a CDS encoding DVU_1551 family NTP transferase, whose protein sequence is MSLNIAAVIPAAGLSSRMGRFKPLLPLPGGTVLSRCVRLFRESGVERVVAVTGKRAEAVAACVMEAGGIAVHNPAFEQGMYASVLTGVRALPPETDGFFMLPADIPLVRPQTVRRLLEIFARETPSVLYPRFLGERGHPPLIAAKAIPAILDHHAVHGGKGGLRAVLEGLESAALDVDVADLGTVHDLDHPEDYEFALAVADAGYPLEDECCALWAMQGTSDHIIGHCRAVARVAAALCERLNARFSERPGAVRLDPGLALGAALTHDIGKGTKRHEAAGAELLRDHGFSRAADIVADHFDLSQADDVPITEREAVFLADKLVRCDRAVPLEGRYLEKAEMYRHEEGAEEAILGRLTRARVLMARFDREMGEPAERVAAEALA
- a CDS encoding XdhC family protein, with translation MIGFVREVSGLVRGGEPFVLATVVESSGSTPRSSGAKMAVRGDGSIIGTVGGGLAEARACREAGKMLAESRPDGEARLMEVDMTQELAADSDMICGGGLTLLLELAGPDGGCARAYGELDSLLRAGRSALLRTRLAENGGLRAVEHLLEAGPTGGETPVFERDNGTVLLDEPFIPPAPLYIFGAGHVSRFTARVAAMVGFRTVVLDDRAEYANRERFPEADQVVVLPSFEGCCNSFRDDPEAFVVIVTRGHLHDRNVLAEALRTKARYVGMIGSSTKRNKIYASLLAGGFTQGEIDRCHSPIGLPIGGRTPEEIAVSIVGELIQVRAGKA
- a CDS encoding histidine phosphatase family protein → MIILLRHAVTDVAPGTCIGRTPTRLSPDGETQSMELAGSFAEAGLARLCSSPAIRAVDTVSPLAERLGLPVETWPELDEIDMGEWDGLPFETIRRDHPGDYARRGREFASFRASGGESFEEVAERAMGAMRRLAGGEMPVLAATHAGVIRAVLCRVTGHPLGDLFHFKPAHCRCTVLGFVAGGFGVLAPSVSPAEAAALVRG
- the trsS gene encoding radical SAM (seleno)protein TrsS, whose amino-acid sequence is MNSGSVCPVCLTPIPAAHETVGDETFLVKTCPDHGEFRTVVWRGEPSFSSWARDKVPSGPKTPFTSVDKGCPLDCGLCEAHRQHTCTALIEVTWRCDLGCPVCFASSGAKASPDPCPDDIGRLFDRVERASGFCNIQLSGGEPTVREDLPDLIRMGKDKGFPFIQLNTNGLRLAREKGYAVRLAEAGLDSVFLQFDGTDDSVYRTLRGRPLIADKLAALDALAEAGVGVILVPTVVPGVNDHELGNILRLAVDRSPVVRGVHFQPVSYFGRYPSPPGDGERITLPEIMRGLEAQTSGLLRASDFSPPGCEHAYCSFHANYVVTETGGLTRLSAGSKCGCAPRPASEGADAAKTFVKRQWARPGRELPMDFGQPAEAGPTDELDAFIRRAATHTLAVSAMAFQDCWTLDLDRLKGCCIHEVSPDGRLIPFCAYNLTSMDGETLYRGKCDGIAVP